In Tachysurus vachellii isolate PV-2020 chromosome 10, HZAU_Pvac_v1, whole genome shotgun sequence, the following proteins share a genomic window:
- the dio2 gene encoding type II iodothyronine deiodinase, with the protein MGVLSVDLRVTLQILPGFFSNCLFFVLYDSVVLVKRVVSLVSLSCGGGGGAWQQRMLTSAGVRSIWNSFLLDAYKQVKLGEAAPNSKVVKVPGISGCHWSRADGKTTDECRLLDFEASDRPLVVNFGSASUPPFVNQLPVFRRLVENFSDVADFLLVYIEEAHPSDGWAGPPMELFPFEVRKHRSLEERMVAAQRLVEHFALPPQCRLAADCMDNNANVAYGVAYERVCIVQKNKISYLGGKGPFYYNIKDVQKWLEHSYGKR; encoded by the exons ATGGGAGTGCTGAGCGTGGACCTGCGGGTCACCCTGCAGATTCTGCCAGGCTTCTTCTCCAACTGTCTCTTCTTCGTGCTCTACGACTCGGTGGTGCTCGTGAAGCGCGTCGTGTCGCTCGTGAGTCTCTCgtgcggcggcggcggcggcgctTGGCAGCAGCGCATGCTCACCTCGGCCGGCGTGCGCTCCATCTGGAACAGCTTTCTGCTGGACGCCTATAAGCAG GTGAAACTGGGCGAAGCAGCTCCCAACTCTAAAGTGGTGAAGGTTCCTGGGATCTCCGGCTGCCACTGGAGCAGAGCGGATGGAAAGACGACAGACGAGTGTCGCCTGCTGGACTTCGAAGCGTCCGATCGTCCCTTGGTGGTCAACTTCGGCTCGGCCAGCTGACCCCCGTTTGTGAACCAGCTCCCGGTCTTCCGGAGGCTGGTGGAAAACTTCTCGGACGTGGCGGACTTCCTGCTTGTCTACATCGAAGAGGCTCATCCGTCTGACGGATGGGCGGGACCGCCCATGGAACTGTTCCCGTTCGAGGTGAGGAAACACCGCAGCTTGGAGGAGCGCATGGTGGCGGCGCAGAGGCTCGTCGAGCATTTTGCTTTGCCGCCACAGTGCCGGCTGGCGGCCGACTGCATGGACAACAATGCCAACGTGGCGTACGGTGTCGCCTACGAAAGGGTGTGCATCGTACAGAAGAATAAAATCAGTTATCTGGGAGGGAAGGGTCCATTTTATTACAACATTAAAGACGTACAGAAGTGGCTCGAACACAGCTATGGGAAGCGGTAA